In Citrus sinensis cultivar Valencia sweet orange chromosome 3, DVS_A1.0, whole genome shotgun sequence, the sequence tccagcaagtaaacacaacCTAAGTAAGAGAGATAAGTgtaaacaataatttattattataccgAGACCTATATCATTAatttgttagttttttttttaaaaaaaaaactgtattAACTTTAATCTTAATTCTTCATTAACTATAATTTGATGGtcaaaatattatgtttaaatttatgtttaaaaatGTATCTTGAACCTGcctctatatatatagagagagaaggCAGCAATGTGCTGAAACGTCATTTATGaacacattaaattaattttgggaATAACTTGAATCTATGATAAAAAAGCCTGAACATTGATCCCACTCAACAACTAGTCCAACCTCcgaaataagaaagaattatTGCATTGGTAGAGCATTTTACTGTGGTTGATTCATCATTCATTCTAGTTCATAGATAACGATAGCAATGGATGTACTTGTAACTTCACTAAATTATTGATTGTCATAATTGGCTAATTGATTTTTGTCCATCTAATTCTTAATTAAGATTCTCTAAAATATTGTGAGAGATCTTTAGCATGCGTATTCTAAGAGAATATGCATGGTTAAAAAGTTTGATTGACCTGACTCAAATATTTCGGGTTTTGACTctaatttaaagattttgggCTGGGTTTAAGTCTAAATATAAGGGTCCGATTAAAATTTGGGTCAGGGTTGGGGTCTTAATAAGTTCTAAATTGGgccaaaatttaaatgttcgggttttttttttccgatcGGGTCTTTTATTGCCAAGTCCAAACCCGACTCGATAAATTGCCATCCTTATAGGAGAATAGTGTCCCAAAGGCACCCTTACTTGTGTAGAAATTATattgaaagttaaaaaaaaaaaagaataaaagtcTATTGCAATGCAAATACCACAAAATTAAACTGTGTGGAAATTAGGCCTTAGCAATTTAAGGGCTTGGGCTGAACTTTTTTAAGCTCAGGACCAAGCCCATTAGAGTATAAGTATAAGGGATGGATTTGGGCCGAACTTGgacttttacttattttttcattttttaaaaattgttatacacttaaaatgaattaataaaaatcaagttgttataatcaataatgaattaaagaataaatattttaaaaataaaataataaataaagaaaatgaagtgaataaaagtttagagattttatttttttttgtattagaTTCTCTAATTCACGgactctcttaattaattaatatttaaaaaagagtttagtattgtaattttaaatattttgattcattattgatatataaattagggattcaaacttttttttaaaatttaaatttattcttctaatttataatttttttttttaaaaataaaagacttgGGTCTAACCCAAATTTTTTTGCCTAAGCTTTTATTTAGACCCTCGTACGAGAGGTCCAAACCAAAACCCTACAACCCGTAGGAATGGACAAAATCGGCCCAAACTTTTTTTGCTGTCAAATTGGAAATGTAACCTGTTTCCGGAGTTAATTCCACATCCCCACATCTACCTTATTCTAGAGATTGGATATACAAACCTGAATTTCCGGGCTACACTAACCACGTAGCCAAACAAACCTCAAACTTAAAGACCTCCCAGAAACAACACCCCATCTGGCGACGGTGATAAATTACTAGCATTATCATCGGTTCCCTCCTACACGAACTCTGTGGTCATATACCGTTAAGCGCTATTTTCaatatcttcataattttatcacataaaatttcaaaatttgtgcGTGCCTCTTCCAAAAATCGACCATGAATAGCTTAACAATGCTCTCAACAGCTCGAATATATACGCCACTAAATCATTCCCCTCAACGACAGCGATTTGGCGGTTCTCAGTCAAAGAGAAATGTCGTGTTTCCCTCGCCGTCATTCAGAACTCCGAAACTCATTTGCATGGCGGTGTGTTTAATTGCGCTTTacatataaaagtaaaaataaaacgaaaaagaaatagaaaattttgttgattttttgtttgttttgtcaaTAAGtgacatactttttttttttttggcgcttttcaatcaaatttgattacaCGTGATGAATTGCAGGAGCCTTACTTAATAACGAAACTGGAATCTGCTGCAAAGACATGGAAGGATTTATCGGTATGGTTATGTGTTTGTGTCATTTACAAGTGTTTTTGATGTTGCCATTTGCCTCGATAATTTGAAGTTTCacgttaattattatttttttttggggatttACACGAGACTACTGCTCATATTACAATTCATATTTCATGAGATTATTATAATGATATTTACAATGAgactaaatttataaattttatatagcaCTACTTAGATTTTTATCCTCTCTAACTCTCTAATATTCGTGGAACGTTTACTCCACTCACGTTCCTTTCCGAAAGGGGAAGACTATTTTCACTTAAATTGAGGaaggaaattaaattaccacGGCGTATTGCGGGGGTTTAAACTCATTGTGAGGACAGATTTCTCTAACCACTTGGCGGCCGAGTGGCTAAAAGTTTCACGTTGGTTGTATGAATTAGAGCCAGTATCACTTGGAATACTGGTTACTAACTCTTTTAGAAATTATGCACCTATTTGTGAACCTGAGATCATTGATTGTTTGGGCTGCTTTGCTTGTTAATAAAGTTGTGTCTGGGTTTCATGAAACAATGTGTTTTAGGTTAAGCTAGCTGATCCGGAGGTTGTATCAAATCCAAGTGAATACCAAAAGCTGGCACAGTCCATGGCAGAGCTTGACGAGGTGCATCTTGCTTATGCTCATTCTAGGTGTTAGAATTCACTCATCCCAGATTGTTCAACATATGCATGCTGACATAATTTTACTTTGCATTTTTCATGGACTAGGTTGTGTCAACTTACAGGAAATTCAAGGATTGTGAAAAGCAGTTAGAAGAGTCTAGAGGTAACTCCTTATTATGTGGAAAActtttacaagaatttttttgttaacatcTTTCTTACTCTTCCCTATACTTTGTATGCTAGCTTTGGCAAAAGAAAATGGCAATGATGAAGAAATGGCTGAGATGATAGCATCTGAAATCAAATCTTTATCTAATGAACTTATAGAGCTGGAGGAGAAGCTTAAGGTTTCTACTTGaatctatatctatatttcttaatttaaggTGTGTGCATCAGTCTCACTATAAATGAGTTCTTTTAAAGTTTAAGTTTGCTCGATCGTTCTTGAATTACTGTCACTTTACCTATGTACTGTTTCCAACAGTTGAATAAATCTAATGGCAATAAACTAATTCACTTGAATATCTGTTATCATTTATCAAGTTCTTCATTCAATTACAATTTCATActtctcatttattattttgcttgGTTGTTCTGCTAATTTTCCAGTCTTGttatttttggcttttccCCAAATTTTGGGCTCTTATGTTATCAATCATTCATTAATGTTTGCAGGTACTACTGCTTCCTAGTGATCCTCTTGATGCAAGAAATATAATGCTTGAAggtaaattttatcattcttCTTAACTGTAGTGACTGATTGATATGAGTCTTTAAAAGGAAGTGATGGGTGATATGAGTCTTTAAAAGGAAGTGATGGGTGCTACTCTGTTTCTAAAATAAGTTCTTATGAGTTGGTGCCTACATGATTTTCTTGTTAACATCTGTTGCCTCATGGATGGTTGTTTTCGCACTATTACTTGGTGTGCTTTCCTCAAATTTCTTGGAAGGCCTGGTTACATATGACTTGCACTCCCCTGTTTTTGAATTCTTGTGTGGAATTCCATGCTTTATTATCAGCTATTATGTATCATGTTACCCTAAAGAGCCTAtatttttccttctcttttgCAGTAAGAGCAGGTGCTGGTGGTGATGAGGCTGGAATATGGGCTGGTGATCTTGTAGGTACAAACTTTTTGGTCCTTCCAAATCCATTGCAAGTAAAAGCtgcattcttttttttccctctggTGGACAGTATAGTAAAATTCTGTTGAAGTATGTGACAAAAGTTAACTGCCCTAAACATTACATGGGATTGACTTTTAAACATGTGGTATAGATTATGTTCTTGACACTGGTTCTTTCACCATACTTGAAAATAGTTAGAATCCCTTGCTTCATGCctagtattttttaattgaggaCACAAATTTTTTCCAGTTAGGTCTTCttgcttttcttgtttttgcaTCTGATTGGTGTTGAATCTTTGCATAGTGATGGATTTCTAAAGGTTatcttttgttattaaaaaattcaagccATCATCAgtttaggaaaaaaatgaataacaaATGATCTTGTTTGTGGAGTTCAGGGATTTAgatgaaatattttagtttGCATTCAAGTTACAAACATCTCTTTGAATTTCCTTTTTGGACACACCATGATGCACCTTCATTGTCTTGTTTTAAATGCTAAGGTCCGTATGTATCAGAAGTACAGTGAGCAGAATTCTTGGAAGTGCACACTGATTTCGAGCTCCGAGGTATGTTTAATCAAATATGTCAGTCATACTTAAGCTTTCACAATGGATGTTTCCTAAATGCTGTAGTAGCTCAAGTTGCCGATACCATGCTGGGCATTTAATTTAGGAACAAATCATTTTAAGGTTCAATATTGTATTGGATGCCTTGAGTTGCCTTGCATCAGCTCTCTTATTAATTTACCTGCAAAAACATTCATTCGGTGGCCTCTGATGTGACTGATAGAATTGTCCTTGATTTTAAGGCTGAGAAAGGAGGATTCAAAACTGTGGTGATGGAGATCAAAGGAAATCGTGTGTACAGCAAATTAAAATACGAGTCTGGTGTTCACCGGGTTCAACGAGTTCCTCAAACAGAAGCTCAGGGCCGTGTGCATACTTCTACTGCAACTGTGGCCATCATGCCTGAGGTATATATGTCTCATTTAGATATGGCCTAGGAAAGGATATTCGTgctatttttgttatgtgtaTGTGTGATGTCATTTAATTTGAGGCTTGCTACCTTTAACGTGTTGTGATATTTGCTTGTTTAACTCTTAGTTTGGTGATCCAAAGGATAGCCAAGTTGATTTGCCTCTTGCAGTCTAAGCAAGAGGTCAAGGGTTCAAGTCCAAGGGGATACATTTAAGTCAGAGGTAGGTTAGGGCAGGGTGCAAGgaataagaaaaaaggaaaaaagaaaaacccaATCTTTATAGTTTGTTGTCTTGGAGTGTCTGGGTTCTACTtgagttatttttcttggatattCCCACCATCTGGAACCTGTTTCAAAAATGCCACTCATGTATCACTGTGGTTCCTTAAAATGTATGATTCTGATACATTTTGCTGGTCGTGCTTTTAGTTaagaacacacacacacataatgTCTGTGGTTGTAAATGCAGTACGTGCACTGTTTGTGTGATGTTTTTATTCtgtgtattttattaatggttgaagtgtgtgtttgtgtgtaaTTATAATCCTTTCTGCTTGTGCTATATCTGGATTTAGGCTGATGAAGTTGAGGTGGTTATTGACCCAAAAGACATAGAACTTACAACAGCAAGGTCCGGGGGTGCTGGAGGTATTAATAAAGGAAATTTGATATAAGATACTTTATCAAATGAATTCATTCTCAgtctcttcatttttcttgaagaaaagaaaatcccTCTTTAATTCATCTCTCTACATGGTTATCATGCAGGACAAAACGTGAACAAGGTGGAGACAGCTATTGATCTTTTCCACAAACCAACGGGAATCCGCATCTTTTGCACAGAGGAAAGGACTCAACTTCAGAACAAGTCTCGTGCTCTTCAGTTGCTCCGAGCCAAATTGTGTGTATCAACTTTTCCATTTTCAATGACCATTTTGTATTTCATGATTAACtttgattatattttaaattattcctTAATTCCCCTAATGTCTTTCGATGCTTAATTTGGTAAGACTGATCCATGAAAAAGGAAGATctgtaaaattttgaatgtggTTTTCCAGGCCAGAGTATATGTAGATTATTCTGCCGTTCTTTACCTAGTGTAAATAATTCTTTGCTAGTTCTTTAAGCTCCGTACCTAACTTTTAGTTATGTATGAATGACCTGAAATTTGTCCCTTCAATTTTCTATCCTCGTACTATTACTAATCTGCTTCttttcttgttacaggtaTGAGATAAAAGTAAGAGAGCAGCAGGAGAAGATTAGGACCCAGAGATTATCACAGGTATATGTTGTGCTCAGATGCTCTCGAATAAATATGTGAGCTCCTAATGTTATTTGTACTGAATTAATTTGGTAAGCAaacatgataaatttttaatatgcaGGTTGGTACAGGTGCTCGTGCGGAAAAGATACGGACATATAATTATAAGGTATGCTTACAGTATCGGtgacctttttttcttttaaatttgtgcCTTGAGCTTAGTTTTATAGGTCCtccgaatttttgaaattatgtggATATCAGTGATacttttgagatttttaaaaagtaactAAAACTAATCACCCtaggaattttgaaaataaaaggcaAGAAATCAATAACTGCTGTATAATAAGTATTTGACAAGTTAATCCGCATTGAAGCATAAACAGTGGCTATTCTGGTTGCTCTGAGATAGACTAATATGGATAGATAGTTTTTCAAAGTTGTGGTCTTTAATGAAATTAGAGATTACATGCAAGCTTATTACTTTTACTGTGCACTCCATTAGGACAACAGGGTTACAGATCACCGGCTGAAGATGAACTTTGAACTCACATCTTTTCTTGATGGCAACATAGATAATGCGGTTCAGGTACTATTCATCTGTCATTGAGAATTTTTCCCCTCCCTCTCATTTTTGGGTTTATAAATGCccgaattttatttatctcgCTGTTTAGAAAGTCTTTGGTGAGAAAATGATCCCTGTTCACTGAACGTCTTGCATCATGTAGTCTTGTGCTGCTATGGAGCAGAAGGAGCTTCTGGAAGAACTAGCCGAGTCTGTTGGTGCACCATCTGGCTGATTCATACCACTTTGTAGTGAAACAATGAATGCCGGGGAAGAGGCGGAGGAAACTCATAATACAATTACTCAAAACGGATGAAGGAAAACATATTTCTGTCACTGTGCAACATTGTTGTCACCTACATGAATGTTGCGGCTCCATGTCGACATTCTTTACATGGATGGCCGTAATTGTTTGAATGACATTATAAATCCGTTTCGGGAGCACAGTGTGTCGACGGAATTAACAGTAATGATCTTTCGCGTATGTAAAATTTGTATTCTCATGTTGGTTTAGTGCCTTAATGgcaatattaaattgattttgcaTGCCGTTCCATGAGTCAGCTCTCCTTCGGAGTTTTAATCAATTGGTTTGTTTATGGGGTCATGAGCTTTTAtcttatatgaattttttttaataaattttattaatataattgatggttaataaattaaaaaataaaaataattaaattttaattacatattaatattaaaatataagtgatataatatttgtaaaagataaagagaGTTCATAGAATATTTATCCCTTAATTATGTTGCAACGTCGAACTTAAACAGAAGCTGtataattatcaataaaaatatttgaatgaaatGCTAATTCTATAGCATTAATTTATACTGCAAGCGGTTCTTCAAAACAAGAAGTTCGGAGTTGAAACTCAAAAGGACTGATCCAATGTTTTCCGGCCCATGTGCGGGGAAATCCAGTTGGGACACTTGTCAGCGCGTAAGCCACTCCAAAAGACAACAGCAACGGTCAAAACTAAGCGGAAGCTACCACATTTCACGTGTGACTCAGCACCGACCTCTTCGCAGAGCAGATGGCAACTTCTGCAGCATGTGTAAGAATATCCTCTTTccactataataataataacttttcaAAGCTTTGTTTTTTCCGTACTCTCGACAATTCTTCTTCCATGCTCGAAAGATTACTGTGCTCTTCCTCTCtccatcattttctttctcacaaGACCAAACTATCATCGTTACCAAGAAATTACTTGTATCCATTTAGAAGGCCTTTAGCAGTCATTTCGCATCGACCAATTCATCCATACAAAGTCGTAGCCATGGCTGAACGAACCCCAGCATCAACTTCACATTCTCGCAACAAGCACACGAATCGTCTTGCTGCTGAGCATAGTCCATATCTTCTTCAACATGCCCATAACCCGGTAATTGGTTTAGCTAATTCTGTACATTAAATGTGTACAATAAGCGGTTCTTAGTTGATTTGATGTTGTTATTTTGTGAAGGTTGATTGGTTTGCATGGGGAGAAGAAGCTTTTGCGGAGGCACGAAAACGAGACGTACCCATTTTCTTATCAAGTCAGAATCTCTTCCTGCTTTCTGATAGTTTGTAGAATTGATGTACTAAtgtataattgaattattcttttatgtCATTTGACTCATTTTTTCTGTGATATGCTTCGTTCTTCGAAGTTGGATACAGTACCTGCCACTGGTTAGATTTCCTTGTCCGTTGTtggaaattatttaatatctcATAAGCTTTGAGAGGACTAACGTTGTGCTATTTTATGATTGACAAGGTGCCATGTAATGGAAGTAGAGTCGTTTGAGGATGAAGGGGTTGCAAAATTGTTGAATGATTGGTTTGTGAGCATTAAGGTGAGTTCACTGTGGCTGCTTAAAATCCTAATTTTTGGATGATTAGAACTTTGGAAGCCGTTGATTTTGAGTTCTAACACATCAGTGCAACAGGTCGACCGAGAAGAGAGACCAGATGTTGATAAGGTAAAGGAGTTTTATGTCAATAATAAGTCTTGAAAATATTGTGAGCATCTTGGTGGAATAAGAATATTTATTGTGGATCAAGATTTTTTCTGACTTCAATTTCTCCAACCTTTCAGGTGTATATGACGTATGTGCAGGCGTTGTATGGCGGTGGAGGTTGGCCTCTTAGCGTCTTCCTTTCACCTGATTTGAAACCCTTGATGGGTGGAACTTACTTTCCTCCTGAAGATAAGTATGGAAGACCGGGATTTAAGACTATTCTGAGgtgacaataatattatttggaaCTAGCTCAAGTtaccttttattttccttgaGTCGTCATGGTGGAAATGGTGGTAGGTGTTCCTTGGTAAATGGAGGTGCACCTAGTTTGGTTCCTGCACACACTTTGTTGAATGGTTCTTTGGCTAtagaataataagaaaattttaattgtcatTTCCGTTTTTGCAATTTCTACTCGTCTGACATTCTAAAGTTCTTTCAGGAAGGTGAAAGATGCTTGGGATAAAAAGAGGGATATGCTTGCTCAGAGTGGAGCCTTTGCTATTGAGCAGCTGTCTGAAGCATTATCGGCAAGTGCAAGTTCAAATAAATTGCCAGATGAACTCCCACAAAATGCATTGCGTCTGTGTGCTGAGCAAGTATGCATTCCTTGTATATTCAACCCAAAGGAGACATTTATGgtctttttcaatttctcttttatgTGAATGTTTGATCTTCTGGTTGCACTGCTTATACCTTTTAGAAGGTTGATGCATAGTGTGTTTCTAAGGTGTACTACATTTCGCTTACAGCTTTCCAAAAGCTATGACTCTCGGTTTGGGGGGTTTGGATCTGCACCCAAGTTTCCTAGACCAGTTGAGATTCAAATGATGCTTTATCATTCGAAGAAGTTGGAGGACACTGGAAAATCTGGTGAAGCGAGCGAAGGTCAAAAAATGGTTTTGTTTACCTTGCAGTGCATGGCAAAGGGGGGCATCCATGATCATGTTGGTGGTGGCTTTCACAGATATAGTGTGGATGAGCGCTGGCACGGTCGGTTTTCTGAAGAAGCTTGCAATTGTTTCATAAGATTTTTGtttgagatttaattaagatGTAATGCTATTGTTTTGTATGCTAATCTCTTTCTCATctgcaaaacaaaaaattgaagctGTGGTTTTTTCTGGCAGTTccacattttgagaaaatgcTGTACGATCAAGGGCAACTTGCTAATGTTTACCTGGATGCTTTTTCCCTCACAAAAGATGTTTTCTATTCATATATATGTCGGGATATTCTTGATTATTTGAGAAGAGACATGATTGGACCTGGAGGTGAAATTTTCTCTGCAGAGGATGCTGATAGTGCTGAGACTGAGGGTGCCACTAGAAAAAAGGAAGGAGCATTCTATGTATGGACCAGCAAAGAGGTTATTTTCTCATTATCTTTGCCTAAGCTTGCcttctttttgtttatatagttttttttttaaaaaaaaaaatcacgaAGGACACCATTGATCTTTGccatgaaaaatatttggaaaactgAGAAAATTTGTTCTATTATCTGATATAGTAGGAGTTTTTGACCTTTTGGTAAGGTGCTAAAATACTTTTGATGAATTGAGATGCTCGTTTGATTTGGGTAATGAGATGTTATAACATGTTCATCAGAATTCTGAAGCATCCAGTGTTCATCCTGGGGAAAACTAGTTCTATTTTGGAGAATTTGCGTGCTTTTATGGTTTCTGTTTATTTCTATTGATTTTGAACTTTCTTCTTGGTCTGTGTTACTTAAAAAGGTTGAGGACATCCTTGGGGAGCATGCAATTCTTTTTAAGGAACACTATTACCTAAAGCCTACTGGAAATTGTGATCTTTCTAGGATGAGCGATCCTCATAACGAATTCAAGGGGAAGAATGTGCTTATTGAACTTAATGATTCTTCTGCCTCGGCTTCAAAACTTGGTATGCCACTGGAGaaatatctaaatattttgggtgAATGTAGACGAAAGCTGTTTGACGTAAGATCCAAAAGACCAAGGCCACATTTGGATGACAAGGTATTTGCCTTTTTCCTTCTCTCTTTCCGCCTTCATCCTTGCCTCCTTAAAAAgcaaagattaaaatttatctattaaaacAAGTAACTAGTCTATCAGATGAATCACCTGATTTTTTTTCAGCCTTCGTACTGGTTATACACACATTAAGTGATCAGGTGCTTGCTAGGTAATTGTATCATGGAATGGACTTGTGATTTCGTCCTTTGCAAGAGCCTCAAAAATTCTCAAGAGTGAAGCTGAGAGCGCCATGTTCAACTTCCCTGTTGTCGGCTCTGATGTAAGATCTTTACTATTTTGGCTTATGCTTGGCAACATGAATTATCTAAATGAATTACATTATGTACTCTATTTAGATGAGGGTGTGCCACCTTGTTTAGCATGATATAAAGATTTaactagttaattaattatcaactatGTCTACTGTTGATCAGAGGTTTTAGATGAGGGCGTGTCACCTTGTTTAGCATGATATAAAGCtttaaatagttaattaattaccaacTATGTCTACTGCTGATCAAAGGTTTTGTGGGAGTATTATGACATGCGATTACCCCGGGGCTCTTGCTTGCTAGAGAGGGCGACCCTTTAGTTTTTGAGTTTGCTTGTTGTTCTTGTTCGAACAGAGAAATGAATTCTGTGAGAAGTGGCGGCTAGGTTCATGAATGAAGGACGGGATGGGgaaattattcttttctcATAAAAAGGCTGTTAATAAGATTCAAAACCCAGGCTTGTTTCTGTGAAAGATCTATGATCTAATTGTTTTTCCATCGGGCCAGTGTATTGCATGGGGATTCCTTTTGTAGTAAATCTGTAGAGGCTAATGAGGTTAGGCCATAAGtagtttttaattcttttcgtAGCCCGGGGGTTGTCACAGCACATTTCCATAGAAATTCAATTACTTTTATTGGAAGGTATTTCAGAACAGTTCAGTGAAATTTCAGAGCTGTATTACTCGTGTGTAAGACATAATGGTCTTATGATGTTCTACGTTGTTGACCACTTCTCAAATTGTATTCTGTCAAAATTCCAGCGCAAAGAGTATATGGAAGTTGCTGAAAGGGCAGCTTCTTTTATTAGGAGGCATCTTTATGATGAACAGACACACAGGCTGCAGCATAGCTTTAGGAATGGTCCATCTAAGGCGCCTGGTTTTTTGGACGATTATGCTTTCTTAATTTCTGGTTTGTTGGATCTTTATGAGTTTGGCAGTGGAACCAAGTGGCTAGTTTGGGCAATCGAACTGCAAAACACCCAGGTAAgagtttcttttgtttttcttagcTTGTGATGTTTGTTAAGTTTTGAACGTGTACCGATGCAATTTTTACTTGAAATAATTTTCAGGATGAACTATTTTTAGATAGAGAGGGAGGAGGCTATTTTAATACCACAGGAGAAGACCCTTCGGTTCTTCTCCGTGTAAAAGAAGATCATGATGGGGCAGAGCCATCGGGGAATTCTGTTTCTGTCATAAATCTCGTTAGACTGGCCTCCATTGTTGCGGGCAGTAAATCTGATTATTACAGGCAAAATGCAGAGCATTCCCTGGTATACAATTGTTTCCTTTGAAGCGATTCATGTTTGTAATTCAATTTTGCTccacaaataaatgaactttTACATCATTCCATGATAATGCAGGCAGTATTTGAGACAAGATTGAAAGATATGGCTATGGCAGTGCCCTTGATGTGTTGTGCAGCAGACATGCTCTCTGTTCCTTCCCGGAAGCATGTTGTCCTAGTTGGCCATAAATCTTCGGTAGACTTTGAAAACATGCTTGCTGCTGCTCATGCATCATATGATCTTAACAAAACAGTAAGTAAAAAGAGTTAAATGTTAGCTCATGGAACTTCTCAGTTGCACCGAGTTCCTTTGTTTCTCTCTTTTACACATCTTTCTGGGTACAATTCATGGCAGGTTATTCACATAGATCCAGCTGACACAGAAGAGATGGACTTCTGGGAAGAACATAACAGTAACAATGCATCCATGGCAAGGAACAATTTTTCTGCTGACAAGGTGGTGGCGCTTGTCTGTCAAAACTTCAGTTGCAGCCCTCCTGTGACGGACCCCATCTCCCTTGAGAATCTGCTCTTGGAGAAACCTTCTTCAACAGCATAAACGGTGTTTGGCATAACTTAAAACAAATCGGCAatgtatattatttaataaaacatcTTTTGAAAGAAACAGGATGAGAGATGTCCCTGTTTATATCTATAGCCGTATGGCTCGTCTTCTATCACTTGGGATGCGGGAGAAAATTGTATTGGGTTTACTGTGTATCAATGCCGCGTATACTGTGTGTCGTTAGCAATTACACAGCCCTTATTGGGTTCGTTATCGTGTGTATCATCGGTGGATGAGCTCTGTACTTTTGATGTGCAAGCCTTACAATAACCCTTCAAATTTTACTTGCCTCTATTCTACACTTCAATCCCAATCTCATGCCTCTCTGCATCCTAAAGAAGCCAACTTCCATTCCcattttctgaatttttaactaatagATTCAAAGTTGAGTTTAGATGAGAGGGTTAGAATTGCCATCAAATGATTCGTCTCAGTTCGGAAATTAAGCTTGATCTGTATAGTTTCTTCTACTTCTTGTACTTTGGatgatggttttttttttctttttaatttcattctcCATGTTCCAATCTTAGCTTTCAGTGCTGTATGAAGAGTTGATCCACCACTATCAACAGGATATCCACATTAGCTAACCGGGCAATTTCAATGCATATGTATTTGAATTGTGAAGCGACAAAAGTGAATGTTCGTTTTACATTCTACCGACTTCCCAttcattgtttatttatatattatggtCGGGTACTCGGGTTTATTCTGAAGCAACAGT encodes:
- the LOC102610396 gene encoding uncharacterized protein LOC102610396 isoform X3, with amino-acid sequence MGRRSFCGGTKTRRTHFLIKCHVMEVESFEDEGVAKLLNDWFVSIKVDREERPDVDKVYMTYVQALYGGGGWPLSVFLSPDLKPLMGGTYFPPEDKYGRPGFKTILRKVKDAWDKKRDMLAQSGAFAIEQLSEALSASASSNKLPDELPQNALRLCAEQLSKSYDSRFGGFGSAPKFPRPVEIQMMLYHSKKLEDTGKSGEASEGQKMVLFTLQCMAKGGIHDHVGGGFHRYSVDERWHVPHFEKMLYDQGQLANVYLDAFSLTKDVFYSYICRDILDYLRRDMIGPGGEIFSAEDADSAETEGATRKKEGAFYVWTSKEVEDILGEHAILFKEHYYLKPTGNCDLSRMSDPHNEFKGKNVLIELNDSSASASKLGMPLEKYLNILGECRRKLFDVRSKRPRPHLDDKVIVSWNGLVISSFARASKILKSEAESAMFNFPVVGSDRKEYMEVAERAASFIRRHLYDEQTHRLQHSFRNGPSKAPGFLDDYAFLISGLLDLYEFGSGTKWLVWAIELQNTQDELFLDREGGGYFNTTGEDPSVLLRVKEDHDGAEPSGNSVSVINLVRLASIVAGSKSDYYRQNAEHSLAVFETRLKDMAMAVPLMCCAADMLSVPSRKHVVLVGHKSSVDFENMLAAAHASYDLNKTVIHIDPADTEEMDFWEEHNSNNASMARNNFSADKVVALVCQNFSCSPPVTDPISLENLLLEKPSSTA